A single Eremothecium sinecaudum strain ATCC 58844 chromosome VIII, complete sequence DNA region contains:
- the PPG1 gene encoding putative serine/threonine-protein kinase PPG1 (Syntenic homolog of Ashbya gossypii AER265W; Syntenic homolog of Saccharomyces cerevisiae YNR032W (PPG1)), translated as MELDHCLEQLYAGKLLPEATLRALCFKLKELLTKESNVVHVSTPITVVGDIHGQFHDLLEIFQIGGSVPDTNYLFLGDYVDRGLYSVETISLLIVLKLRFPSRIHLIRGNHESRQITQSYGFYTECCNKYGGNSKVWTYFTDMFDYLVLCCIIDNEIFCVHGGLSPNVQTIDQIRIIDRIREIPHDGAMADLVWSDPDDDRDDVIDALSQFKVSPRGAGYTFGKAVVEKFLQLNHMSKIYRAHQLCNEGYQVYFQGLVTTIWSAPNYCYRCGNRASILEVYSTQDYYFNVFEEAPENKLLNNTFIGNSSGMYGNFFDEERPQDVFSDEFQTTSAFNRHVEYFL; from the coding sequence ATGGAGCTTGATCATTGTTTGGAGCAATTATATGCTGGAAAGCTACTTCCAGAGGCAACTTTACGAGCTCTATGTTTTAAATTAAAGGAATTGTTGACAAAAGAATCAAATGTCGTCCATGTCTCTACCCCAATTACTGTTGTCGGTGATATTCATGGTCAGTTCCATGATTTACTAGAAATTTTTCAGATAGGAGGCTCTGTCCCAGATACAAATTATCTGTTTTTAGGAGATTATGTCGATCGAGGTCTATACAGTGTTGAGACTATCTCATTGCTAATAGTCCTTAAGTTGAGATTTCCCAGTCGAATTCACTTGATTCGCGGCAATCATGAATCAAGACAGATTACACAAAGTTACGGGTTTTATACAGAGTGCTGTAACAAGTATGGCGGAAATAGTAAAGTGTGGACATATTTCACAGATATGTTTGACTACTTGGTGCTTTGTTGTATAATTGATAACGAAATATTTTGCGTACATGGAGGCTTGTCGCCAAACGTTCAAACCATTGATCAGATACGAATTATCGATCGAATCAGGGAGATTCCCCATGACGGTGCAATGGCGGACCTAGTGTGGTCGGACCCCGACGATGACCGGGACGACGTGATAGATGCCCTGTCACAGTTCAAGGTTTCCCCTAGAGGTGCTGGTTACACCTTTGGGAAAGCTGTTGTAGAGAAATTCTTACAGCTAAATCATATGTCGAAAATCTACCGTGCCCATCAGCTTTGTAATGAGGGATATCAGGTTTATTTTCAAGGACTTGTGACCACCATATGGTCAGCTCCTAACTATTGCTACCGTTGTGGGAATAGGGCTTCAATCTTAGAAGTATACAGTACACAGGACTACTACTTTAATGTATTTGAGGAAGCGCCGGAGAATAAATTGCTAAATAATACGTTCATAGGCAACTCCAGCGGGATGTACGGTAACTTTTTTGATGAGGAAAGGCCTCAAGATGTATTCTCCGACGAGTTTCAAACCACATCAGCATTTAATAGGCATGTCGAATATTTTCTGTAG
- the HUB1 gene encoding ubiquitin-like protein HUB1 (Syntenic homolog of Ashbya gossypii AER266C; Syntenic homolog of Saccharomyces cerevisiae YNR032C-A (HUB1)), with the protein MIEVIVNDRLGRKIKVKSLSDDFVGDLKRVLSLQLGTPHAKIVLQKGGTVLKDHISLGDYEIHDGTYLELYYL; encoded by the coding sequence ATGATAGAGGTAATCGTAAATGATCGGCTTGGTAGGAAGATAAAAGTGAAGTCCCTTTCTGATGATTTTGTAGGTGATCTTAAAAGAGTTCTTTCCTTGCAGCTCGGAACGCCACATGCGAAGATCGTGCTGCAAAAAGGCGGTACGGTCTTAAAGGATCACATTAGTCTGGGCGACTACGAGATTCACGATGGGACATATTTGGAATTATATTACCTGTAA
- the ABZ1 gene encoding 4-amino-4-deoxychorismate synthase (Syntenic homolog of Ashbya gossypii AER267W; Syntenic homolog of Saccharomyces cerevisiae YNR033W (ABZ1)), translating to MGFRILFIDSYDSFSYNVVQLIRDQGDDIEVVVIHNNTFSSFEKIRKYLDLFDALVVGPGPGNPVNGASDVGIIEELFKSDIDIPILGVCLGMQSMCYAYGCEIKQLEKIKHGQACPIYLHPTADELFNSFESGYMSVRYHSLHVVSLTDKVTPLAYCNDEDIEVLMAAKIVGKPWYGVQYHPESCCSENGDHLIRNFIKIAKTYNQTSGRLFNVLQPLSNNVVRTEEMLQILDECIDHTAIYMKEQVKSKDIYIEKFPAPSSTDLTLQICDRIDSPFFLLASSSLKPNCGEMSILALPSERCTVITHYGQLKKTTIHKWRDPKITVEKYAAALHGKEQSAHIQVVDEDRQQFWSTVGGFVKEQSISNEPDLPFIGGFVGILGYEIGQHTEHYFEREIKPDAKLAFVENSILIDHKSGTIYLISLNNDFPVAVREAVVALLAQWKTAATPKLEWPTNLPADVKFNIKMPLAEAYEDAFNKVQEYLHQGQSYEICITTQTKITPDSRIEPWRIFQTLVVKNPAPFSSYINFSDITPEQSDMCLISTSPERFIKWTPDTCELRPIKGTVKKVPGITTEQATAILKTPKELGENLMILDLIRNDLFELLPRVSADDIMRVEEYETVYQLVSVVKAHEMEKTIYSGLDVLKHSLPPGSMTGAPKKRTVELLQHEIEDKLNSHLPECRGIRGIYSGTTGYISVNGNSDWSVNIRCMYSYDNGSNWYIGAGGAITVLSTLDGEWEEMHTKLEAALQVFQ from the coding sequence ATGGGATTCCGTATACTATTTATTGATTCATATGATTCTTTCTCCTATAATGTTGTTCAACTGATTCGAGACCAAGGCGATGACATTGAAGTTGTAGTTATACATAATAACACCTTCAGCAGCTTTGAGAAAATTCGGAAGTATTTGGACTTATTCGATGCTCTAGTGGTTGGACCTGGGCCTGGAAACCCAGTAAATGGTGCCTCAGATGTTGGAATTATAGAGGAACTATTTAAGAGTGATATTGATATCCCCATCTTGGGTGTGTGTTTGGGTATGCAGAGCATGTGTTACGCATACGGCTGCGAGATCAAGCAGTTAGAGAAGATTAAGCACGGTCAAGCATGCCCAATATATTTGCACCCAACTGCCGATGAACTATTCAACTCATTCGAGAGTGGCTACATGTCTGTGAGATACCATTCTCTTCACGTTGTGAGCTTAACTGATAAGGTTACTCCGCTTGCATACTGTAACGATGAGGACATTGAGGTATTGATGGCTGCTAAGATTGTCGGGAAGCCTTGGTATGGTGTCCAATACCACCCAGAGTCATGCTGCTCTGAGAATGGTGATCACCTTATCAGgaatttcattaaaatcGCCAAGACATATAATCAAACTAGCGGGAGATTATTCAATGTCTTACAACCACTAAGTAATAACGTGGTACGTACGGAAGAAATGCTTCAAATCCTTGATGAGTGTATTGACCATACTGCAATATACATGAAGGAGCAAGTTAAGTCTAAGGATATATATATTGAAAAGTTTCCTGCTCCTAGTTCAACAGATTTGACTTTGCAGATATGTGATCGCATTGATTCACCATTCTTCTTACTTGCGTCATCGTCCCTGAAACCAAATTGTGGCGAAATGTCAATCCTTGCGCTCCCATCTGAGAGATGTACGGTGATCACCCACTATGGACAGTTGAAAAAGACTACGATTCACAAGTGGAGGGACCCTAAGATTACCGTCGAGAAATATGCTGCTGCGCTTCATGGTAAGGAGCAGTCCGCTCATATTCAggttgttgatgaagacCGTCAACAGTTTTGGTCAACCGTCGGCGGATTTGTGAAGGAACAGAGTATTTCAAACGAGCCGGATTTACCTTTTATTGGTGGATTTGTTGGTATTCTCGGTTACGAAATCGGACAGCATACAGAACATTACTTCGAACGCGAAATCAAGCCAGACGCAAAGCTAGCATTTGTGGAGAACTCAATTCTTATTGACCACAAATCTGGTACCATATACCTTATTTCTCTAAACAATGATTTTCCCGTCGCTGTAAGAGAAGCTGTCGTTGCGCTTCTCGCACAGTGGAAGACTGCGGCCACTCCTAAGCTGGAGTGGCCAACTAATCTGCCAGCAGACGTGAAGTTCAATATCAAGATGCCTTTAGCAGAGGCCTACGAGGACGCTTTTAACAAAGTGCAGGAATATCTTCACCAGGGTCAAAGTTACGAGATCTGTATCACTACGCAGACAAAAATCACACCGGACAGTCGTATAGAACCCTGGCGCATTTTCCAGACCCTGGTAGTCAAGAACCCTGCTCCGTTTTCAAGTTATATCAACTTTTCCGACATCACACCAGAACAGAGCGACATGTGTCTGATCTCCACATCTCCGGAGCGCTTTATAAAGTGGACCCCGGACACCTGTGAGCTCAGACCTATTAAGGGAACCGTCAAAAAGGTCCCTGGAATCACCACTGAGCAGGCAACTGCCATTTTAAAGACCCCTAAAGAGCTCGGTGAAAACCTTATGATCTTGGATCTCATCCGCAATGACCTATTTGAGCTTCTCCCCCGCGTCTCTGCGGATGACATAATGAGGGTCGAAGAATATGAAACGGTTTACCAACTAGTGAGTGTAGTTAAAGCGCATGAAATGGAAAAGACGATATATAGCGGTCTGGATGTGCTCAAACATTCCCTTCCACCGGGGTCAATGACTGGTGCCCCAAAAAAGAGGACTGTCGAGCTTCTCCAGCACGAAATTGAAGATAAGCTCAACAGCCACCTGCCTGAATGTCGTGGTATTCGCGGCATCTACTCAGGTACCACCGGCTACATAAGCGTCAACGGTAATTCGGACTGGAGTGTTAATATCAGGTGTATGTATTCTTATGACAACGGTTCCAACTGGTATATCGGAGCTGGCGGTGCGATAACAGTCCTCAGTACCCTCGACGGTGAATGGGAAGAAATGCACACTAAGTTAGAAGCTGCACTCCAGGTTTTCCAATAA
- the SOL1 gene encoding Sol1p (Syntenic homolog of Ashbya gossypii AER268W; Syntenic homolog of Saccharomyces cerevisiae YNR034W (SOL1) and YCR073W-A (SOL2)), with the protein MTTTVPKVFAFHEFAKVAEAVADHIVHAQNDALEEKPSSSSASGGANGFNSHQTVGNSPNSGNFAAQQVVRSASMRNNRNSSGTQLSKNKKAKERRFRIALSGGSLIQVLHEGLLKRPDVKWGKWDIYFADERLVPFESPESNYGQAKRQIFDLIDTEKYGEPNVYHINDSLIHDPSECADDYEKVLIKGFAGRDSVKLPMFDLLLLGCAPDGHIASLFPNFQESLRERLAWVIPVTNAPSGPSNRVSLTIPVICHSHQVTFVVEGTTKAPVVKTIMERPEKGLPSSIVNEGAAGRVSWFVDDDALTDVMVTKKKYKFLVPNPNANLNKIQ; encoded by the coding sequence ATGACTACTACAGTGCCAAAGGTATTTGCTTTCCATGAGTTTGCGAAAGTTGCAGAGGCTGTTGCAGATCACATTGTGCACGCTCAAAATGATGCGTTAGAGGAGAaaccttcttcttcttccgCATCTGGTGGGGCCAATGGGTTTAATTCTCACCAGACAGTTGGAAATAGTCCGAATAGTGGGAATTTTGCTGCCCAGCAGGTTGTTAGGTCTGCTTCTATGAGGAATAATCGGAATAGTTCTGGAACTCAGCTGTCTAAGAACAAAAAAGCGAAGGAGCGTCGTTTTAGAATTGCATTATCAGGAGGATCTTTGATTCAGGTGTTGCACGAGGGGCTTTTGAAGCGGCCCGATGTGAAGTGGGGGAAATGGGATATTTATTTTGCAGATGAAAGACTTGTTCCATTTGAATCTCCCGAAAGCAATTATGGTCAGGCTAAGAGACAAATATTTGATTTGATAGACACTGAGAAGTATGGAGAGCCGAACGTCTACCATATCAACGACTCCCTTATTCACGATCCTTCCGAGTGCGCAGATGATTATGAGAAAGTGTTAATCAAGGGATTTGCCGGTAGGGACTCTGTCAAGCTTCCAATGTTCGACTTGCTATTGCTTGGCTGCGCACCAGATGGCCACATTGCTTCTTTATTCCCTAATTTTCAAGAATCTTTGCGCGAACGTTTGGCTTGGGTTATCCCCGTGACCAATGCGCCAAGTGGGCCTTCGAATAGGGTATCTCTAACCATCCCTGTTATTTGCCATTCCCATCAAGTTACGTTTGTTGTGGAAGGTACTACCAAGGCCCCAGTGGTGAAAACGATAATGGAGAGGCCGGAAAAGGGTCTACCAAGTAGTATTGTTAACGAAGGAGCAGCTGGACGTGTCTCCTGGTTTGTGGACGATGATGCATTGACTGATGTCATGGTAACCAAGAAGAAGTATAAATTCTTGGTTCCTAACCCAAATGCTAATCTGAATAAAATACAATAA
- the ERS1 gene encoding cystinosin-like protein ERS1 (Syntenic homolog of Ashbya gossypii AER269C; Syntenic homolog of Saccharomyces cerevisiae YCR075C (ERS1)), producing MDLIDLLGYLYVGCWSVSMYPPLWNNMKLHHTKAVSKDYVILNSVGYCALILSMLIYALLWADPNSEVQEEAVQPTLTVFDFWYGIHSWFLNMMLATQVIWGRHLWGFKPEPTRRMKVVYVRLIYLTFMFAAAITINYLYQNWAYGRNNVNTLLYCNRLYLIKITMSVVKYIAQIKHNFEHKSMKGFPMLSVMLDALGGIFSLVQLVLQLAKAPEFTMAVFIANFGKIGIGMVTLFFNFIYVSQWLLYR from the coding sequence ATGGACTTGATCGATTTGCTTGGGTACCTTTACGTAGGATGCTGGTCAGTTTCTATGTATCCACCCCTGTGGAATAATATGAAGCTTCACCATACTAAAGCGGTTTCTAAGGACTACGTCATCCTAAATAGCGTGGGGTATTGCGCTTTAATCCTATCAATGCTAATATACGCTTTACTATGGGCAGACCCAAATTCAGAAGTTCAAGAGGAGGCTGTTCAACCAACCTTGACAGTGTTCGACTTCTGGTATGGTATTCATAGCTGGTTTTTGAATATGATGTTAGCAACACAAGTTATATGGGGTAGGCACTTGTGGGGGTTTAAGCCAGAGCCAACTAGACGTATGAAGGTGGTTTATGTTCGACTCATATATTTAACTTTCATGTTTGCAGCAGCTATAACAATTAACTACCTGTATCAAAATTGGGCATATGGCCGAAACAATGTCAACACACTATTATACTGCAATAGACTATATTTGATCAAGATTACTATGTCAGTTGTTAAATATATTGCACAAATTAAGCACAATTTCGAGCATAAGTCGATGAAAGGGTTCCCGATGTTGAGTGTAATGCTAGATGCGTTGGGAGGTATATTTTCTCTCGTCCAATTGGTGCTTCAGCTGGCAAAAGCACCCGAATTCACTATGGCAGTATTTATAGCCAACTTTGGTAAAATTGGAATTGGAATGGTAACCCttttcttcaacttcataTATGTATCTCAATGGTTGTTATATAGGTAA
- a CDS encoding HHL227Cp (Syntenic homolog of Ashbya gossypii AER270C-A; Syntenic homolog of Ashbya gossypii NOHBY533; No homolog in Saccharomyces cerevisiae; Syntenic homolog of Kluyveromyces lactis KLLA0F27401g) — protein sequence MFWFVFLAASAAAFILSYGFVNRYLSFKTHKNSCPFVLLTLLANMFVLLSITYLLPLDVFYSAQVEDSGPPNDDKVEKREYFTYSDKIRRDTGLEEPNIPSFVTVWSVIYWLEFVISWFIFPVLISYLDLKYLFPRRSDEPSRRRILRRIREALICNIKFYGMCAAGIVGGLIYLKITTNRGFSDFKPLVISLTHLYSLLYMLVLLATGLVSMPKSLLLEKNDEIELFVKLSQNNDDLNDAKLNMTDNAERILSISAVASTDEAVNQVIDACKREVQVTINETKIHIPDLPSSNNQNHISLKKLNDLYNDFISAYYNYVYHQSRSDTIIHTLVSSQSNSTSMPFIITKKAAGAVSLLLSLLIVLLEVTPTEFAHSWLFWGNTWKHFGLEMTLLIYCTLCSLFSLSKFKFQNFHIIPNGNSNPRNTLYYSLYSSRLLVPLCFNFITLIPRKGHSVKSGFEKVLYKELEVISLVNYLNLYLPIITMIFVPIFYYFNLKEKILLHILGEEYYYEFFGMNYDTPVANRCSGSGSLSDGLLTDPHRTRIGEDLEYSLQDGRYLFERATNNYVAGSGANRHFIIP from the coding sequence ATGTTCTGGTTCGTATTCTTAGCGGCCTCAGCTGCTGCTTTTATTTTGTCATATGGTTTTGTTAATCGATACTTATCATTTAAGACACACAAGAATAGTTGTCCATTTGTATTGTTGACTTTGTTGGCAAATATGTTTGTTTTACTCTCGATAACATATCTATTACCATTGGATGTTTTCTATTCAGCTCAGGTAGAAGATTCAGGGCCTCCTAATGATGACAAGGTCGAGAAAAGGGAATATTTTACGTACAGCGATAAAATTAGAAGAGATACAGGGTTGGAAGAGCCAAATATACCTAGTTTTGTAACTGTATGGTCAGTTATTTACTGGCTGGAGTTTGTTATTTCTTGGTTTATTTTTCCTGTGTTGATCTCATATCTGGATCTTAAGTACCTGTTCCCTAGGAGATCTGATGAGCCATCTAGAAGGAGGATATTGAGGAGGATACGGGAGGCACTTATATGTAATATTAAGTTTTATGGGATGTGCGCTGCCGGTATTGTGGGCGGTTTGATATACTTGAAAATCACCACGAATCGTGGATTTAGCGATTTTAAACCATTGGTTATTTCATTGACCCATTTGTATTCATTACTCTACATGTTGGTATTATTAGCAACTGGGCTGGTTTCGATGCCCAAGTCCTTACTTCTGGAAAAGAATGATGAGATCGAGTTGTTTGTGAAGTTGAGTCAAAACAATGATGACTTGAACGATGCTAAATTGAACATGACAGACAATGCAGAGAGAATTCTCTCTATATCTGCGGTTGCCAGTACTGATGAAGCGGTTAATCAGGTCATTGACGCTTGTAAGCGGGAAGTCCAGGTTACGATCAACGAGACGAAAATACATATTCCTGATCTACCAAGCAGCAATAATCAGAATCACATCAGCTTGAAAAAGCTTAATGATCTTTATAATGACTTTATTTCCGCGTACTATAACTATGTCTACCACCAAAGCCGTTCCGATACCATTATACACACGTTAGTCAGTTCCCAGAGTAACTCTACATCAATGCCATTCATAATTACTAAAAAGGCTGCTGGTGCTGTGTCTCTGTTATTATCTTTGCTTATAGTGCTGCTAGAAGTAACACCCACAGAATTTGCACATAGTTGGCTGTTTTGGGGGAACACATGGAAGCATTTTGGTTTGGAGATGACGCTTTTAATATACTGCACACTATGCTCTTTGTTTTCCCTAAGCAAATTTAAGTTCCAGAACTTTCATATAATTCCTAATGGAAACAGCAATCCAAGAAATACATTATACTACTCGCTTTATTCCAGCCGGTTATTGGTACCCTTATGCTTCAATTTTATCACTCTAATACCACGAAAAGGTCATTCAGTTAAGAGCGGCTTCGAAAAAGTACTATACAAAGAATTGGAAGTTATTTCTTTGGTTAATTATCTCAACTTGTACCTACCGATCATAACGATGATCTTCGTGCCCATATTTTACTACTTCAATCTGAAGGAAAAGATTCTATTGCATATTTTAGGTGAAGAGTATTACTATGAGTTTTTTGGTATGAATTACGACACTCCTGTAGCAAATAGATGCAGCGGTAGTGGCTCACTTTCAGACGGCTTACTAACGGATCCCCATAGGACACGTATTGGTGAAGACCTTGAGTATTCTCTGCAGGATGGAAGGTACTTGTTTGAAAGGGCTACAAATAACTACGTGGCCGGTTCGGGTGCCAATAGACACTTCATTATTCCTTGA
- a CDS encoding DUF3215 domain-containing protein (Syntenic homolog of Ashbya gossypii AER271W; Syntenic homolog of Saccharomyces cerevisiae YNR034W-A and YCR075W-A) has translation MSSAMDLSQLVPNAIGMLAYDENGQLIDSSGVGKQRAGDILELSKIELDDEGYGIVRDNEVEIILLKQGGKTLAVYRSYL, from the coding sequence ATGAGTTCAGCTATGGATCTATCTCAATTAGTACCTAATGCTATTGGAATGTTAGCTTATGATGAAAATGGTCAACTTATTGACTCTTCAGGAGTTGGAAAACAAAGAGCAGGTGACATTTTAGAACTGAGTAAGATCGAGTTAGATGATGAAGGCTATGGTATAGTTCGGGATAATGAGGTTGAGATCATTTTATTGAAACAAGGAGGTAAAACTTTGGCAGTTTACCGTAGTTATTTGTAA
- the FUB1 gene encoding Fub1p (Syntenic homolog of Ashbya gossypii AER272C; Syntenic homolog of Saccharomyces cerevisiae YCR076C), giving the protein MNSNLKASKTLLLNYLKDIGLINNLNHATVKDESKKSAILSIKIDEEKANELLRKPLDNVEVIFIDMSSGKKVMINICNNDKPIKEGIFDYTADLNIPTNAPENEEDLIAASGSQASQAFQSKFSLSSTMQSSPLQESTQESTHTAQSSKLQEEPKVSVRPELPRPEFPEPLSTPSNFEDRFKIPGSGNDFNEQPFPANPRRPADMPDFEDEYEIQSGLRNDLGGHPFPTNPGSYGNSDLYPTGEKYPSLNPNPGLKPAGGMFFKPPSQPELPLPYGGSFDPQNPQDFRKPPGFTPGARWNNPFGPHNFGNHP; this is encoded by the coding sequence ATGAATTCGAATCTTAAGGCGTCTAAAACGCTATTGTTAAACTATTTGAAGGACATAGGCCTCATAAACAACCTTAATCATGCTACAGTGAAAGATGAAAGCAAGAAGAGCGCTATACTAAGCATAAAGATTGACGAAGAGAAGGCTAATGAACTACTCCGGAAGCCGTTAGACAATGTAGAAGTTATATTTATTGATATGTCTAGTGGTAAGAAAGTAATGATCAATATTTGTAATAATGATAAGCCGATAAAAGAAGGGATATTTGATTACACTGCTGATTTAAATATACCCACAAATGCTCCAGAAAATGAAGAGGATCTCATTGCTGCGAGTGGATCCCAAGCTTCACAAGCCTTTCAGTCTAAATTTAGTCTATCCTCAACAATGCAAAGTTCTCCATTGCAAGAGTCAACCCAAGAGTCGACGCACACAGCTCAGTCCTCGAAACTGCAAGAGGAACCCAAAGTATCTGTACGACCTGAGCTCCCACGACCCGAGTTCCCAGAACCTCTCAGCACTCCCTCGAATTTTGAGGACAGGTTTAAAATACCAGGCTCAGGAAATGATTTTAACGAACAGCCTTTCCCTGCAAACCCCCGCAGACCTGCAGACATGCCTGACTTTGAGGACGAGTACGAAATACAATCAGGGTTAAGAAATGACCTCGGAGGGCACCCGTTCCCCACCAACCCCGGCAGTTACGGCAACTCGGACCTTTACCCGACTGGTGAAAAGTATCCAAGCCTAAATCCAAACCCTGGTTTGAAGCCAGCAGGCGGTATGTTCTTCAAGCCTCCCAGCCAGCCTGAATTACCCCTCCCCTACGGTGGCAGCTTCGACCCCCAAAATCCACAAGACTTTAGAAAACCTCCTGGGTTCACTCCTGGTGCCCGCTGGAACAACCCATTTGGCCCTCATAACTTTGGCAACCATCCATGA